One genomic segment of Balaenoptera musculus isolate JJ_BM4_2016_0621 chromosome 11, mBalMus1.pri.v3, whole genome shotgun sequence includes these proteins:
- the PAQR8 gene encoding membrane progestin receptor beta: MTTAILERLSTLSVSGQHLRRLPKILEDGLPKMPGTVPETDVPQLFREPYIHAGYRPTGHEWRYYFFSLFQKHNEVVNVWTHLLAALAVLLRFWAFVEAEGLPWTSAHALPLLLYVLSSITYLTFSLLAHLLQSKSELSHYTFYFVDYVGVSVYQYGSALVHFFYTSDQAWYEHFWLFFLPAAAFCGWLSCAGCCYAKYRYRRPYPVMRKICQVVPAGLAFILDISPVAHRVVLCHLSGCQEQAVWYHSLQIVFFLVSAYFFSCPVPEKYFPGSCDIVGHGHQIFHAFLSVCTLSQLEAILLDYKGRQEVFLQRHSPLSIYVACLSFFFLVTCSAATAAFLRQKIKARLTKKDS; this comes from the coding sequence ATGACGACTGCCATCCTGGAGCGTCTGAGCACCCTGTCCGTGAGTGGACAGCATCTGCGCCGCCTGCCCAAGATTTTGGAGGATGGGCTGCCCAAGATGCCCGGCACCGTCCCGGAGACCGACGTGCCCCAGCTCTTCCGGGAGCCCTACATCCATGCTGGGTACCGCCCCACCGGCCACGAGTGGCGTTACTACTTCTTCAGTCTCTTTCAGAAACACAACGAGGTGGTCAACGTCTGGACCCACTTGCTGGCGGCTCTGGCCGTCCTCTTGCGGTTCTGGGCCTTTGTGGAGGCCGAGGGCCTGCCGTGGACCTCTGCCCACGCCCTGCCCCTGCTCCTCTACGTCCTGTCCTCCATCACTTACCTCACCTTCAGCCTCCTGGCCCACCTGCTGCAGTCCAAGTCCGAGCTCTCCCACTACACCTTCTACTTTGTGGACTACGTGGGCGTGAGCGTTTACCAGTACGGCAGTGCCTTGGTCCACTTCTTCTACACCTCCGACCAGGCCTGGTACGAGCACTTCTGGCTTTTCTTCCTGCCCGCAGCCGCCTTCTGTGGCTGGTTATCTTGCGCCGGCTGCTGCTACGCTAAGTACCGTTACCGCAGGCCTTACCCAGTCATGAGGAAGATCTGTCAGGTGGTGCCGGCGGGGCTGGCCTTCATCCTGGACATCAGCCCCGTGGCACATCGCGTGGTTCTGTGCCACCTGTCTGGCTGCCAGGAGCAGGCGGTCTGGTACCACTCCCTCCAGATCGTCTTCTTCCTGGTCAGTGCCTACTTCTTCTCCTGCCCGGTTCCGGAGAAGTACTTCCCGGGTTCCTGTGACATCGTGGGCCACGGGCATCAGATCTTCCATGCCTTTCTGTCTGTCTGCACACTGTCCCAGCTGGAGGCCATCCTCCTAGACTACAAGGGGCGACAGGAGGTCTTCCTGCAACGCCACAGCCCCCTGTCCATCTACGTGGCCtgcctctccttcttcttcttggtCACCTGCAGTGCAGCCACTGCAGCCTTCTTGAGGCAAAAAATCAAGGCCAGACTGACCAAGAAAGATTCTTGA